One Octopus sinensis linkage group LG21, ASM634580v1, whole genome shotgun sequence DNA segment encodes these proteins:
- the LOC115222939 gene encoding yrdC domain-containing protein, mitochondrial has translation MKICSLLFSSGFKISRVLKPVNKMAKIIQLDTIEDLKPQITITAKKLLSGGVIAVPTDTIYGIACLAQNKDAVDSIYKIKKRNPLKPIAISIADVKDISKWCNVTVPISLLHDLLPGPVTLVFQRSQQLNEYLNPDTDYVGIRIPDHSFIRGLARTVDGPIALTSANISDQQSPLSIKEFENLWPELDIVCDGGTLGSTVESRQGSTVVDLSVKNCFKVLRDGSAYENTTSILKSKYQLKEIS, from the exons ATGAAAATCTGTAGTTTATTATTTAGTAGCGGATTTAAAATTAGTAGAGTCCTGAAACCAGTGAACAAGATGGCAAAAATCATACAGCTGGATACTATAGAAG aCCTGAAACCTCAAATAACTATTACTGCCAAGAAATTGCTGTCTGGAGGTGTGATTGCTGTTCCCACTGACACTATCTATGGCATTGCTTGTCTTGCCCAAAATAAGGATGCTGTTGACAGTATATACAAGATAAAGAAGCGGAATCCATTGAAACCTATTGCCATTAGCATTGCTGATGTCAAAGATATTTCCAA atgGTGCAATGTGACTGTCCCCATTTCACTTTTACATGATTTACTTCCTGGACCTGTCACCTTAGTGTTTCAGCGATCCCAACAACTGAACGAGTATTTGAATCCTGATACAGATTATGTTGGTATACGTATTCCAGATCATTCATTCATACGAGGTTTGGCTCGGACCGTTGATGGACCCATTGCCCTCACAAGTGCTAACATAAGTGACCAACAAAGTCCATTGTCCATAAAA GAATTTGAAAACTTATGGCCTGAATTGGACATTGTCTGTGATGGTGGTACATTGGGGAGTACTGTTGAGTCACGACAAGGTTCAACAGTAGTTGACCTCAGTGTCAAAAATTGTTTCAAGGTATTACGTGATGGAAG TGCCTACGAGAATACAACCTCTATCCTAAAAAGCAAATATCAGTTGAAAGAGATTAGCTAG